The nucleotide sequence TAATGAGCAAGCAGCAAAATACTCTGATGGGTTGGATTGATGACCGCCTGCCAGTAACTCAGACCTACGAAAAGCATATGTCTAAGTACTATGCTCCGAAGAACTTTAACTTCTGGTACTTCTTCGGCGTAATCTCCATGTTAATGCTGGTGAACCAGATTCTGTCTGGTATCTGGCTGACCATGAACTTCACGCCAAGCGCGGAAGCGGCTTTTGCTTCTGTTGAATACATCATGCGTGATGTTGAATGGGGTTGGTTGATTCGTTATATGCATTCAACCGGTGCGACCTTCTTCTTTGTTGCCGTTTACCTGCACATGATGCGTGCTCTGCTGTACGGATCCTACCAGAAGCCACGTGAGCTGATCTGGATCTTCGGTATGCTGATCTACTTGCTGCTGATGGCTGAAGCCTTCATGGGTTACGTACTGCCTTGGGGTCAGATGTCTTACTGGGGTGCGCAGGTAATTATCTCTCTGTTTGGCGTAATTCCTTTTGGTATTGGTGATGCACTGGTTGAATGGGTGCGTGGTGACTTCCTGATCTCCGGCGCGACTCTGAACCGTTTCTTCGCACTGCACGTGATTGCTCTGCCACTGGTGATTGTGGCGCTGGTTGTTATGCACTTATTAGCATTGCACGAAGTGGGCTCTAACAACCCAGATGGCGTTGATATTAAGAAACACAAAGATGAAAACGGTAAGCCATTAGACGGCGTACCTTTCCACCCTTACTACACCGTGCACGATATGGTGGGTATTGTGGTCTTCCTGATGGTGTTCTGTAGCGTTATGTTCTTTATGCCAGAAGGTGGCGGTTTCATGCTGGAATACGCCAACTTTGAACCAGCGAATGGTCTGAAGACCCCTGAGCACATTGCTCCGGTATGGTACTTCGGTGCGTTCTACGCCATCCTGCGTGCAATTCCAGACAAGTTACTGGGTGTTGTAGCCATGGGCGGTGCGATTGCCATTCTGTTTGTTCTGCCTTGGCTGGATCGTAGCCCGGTTCGTAGCTGGCGCTACAAAGGCTGGATCAGCAAAGTATTCATTGTTGTCTTTGCGATTGCCTTCGTATTGCTGACCTGGCTGGGTACTCAGCCTGCGACTGACATCAACACTCTGATGGCGCGTATTTCTTCGGTTATCTATTTCGGCTTCTTCCTGTTAATGCCGATTTACACCAAGATCGAGAAAACCAAACCTGTGCCAGAGCGTGTAACCGGAGGTCACTAAGCATGAAAAAATTATTAGGTTTATTGGCTGCTATCGTTCCGGCACTGGCTGTTGCTGGCGGTGGCGCTAACATCCACCTGGATGAACATAAGACTGACCTGCACGACAAAGCGTCTCTGCAGCGTGGTGCTCAGGTTTATATGAACTACTGTATGGGCTGTCACTCACTGGAGCATGCACGTTATAACCGTGTTGCCCGTGACCTGGATATCCCGGAAGAGCTGATGATGGAGAACCTGGTGTTCCCGGATACTAAAATCGGCTCTCTGATGTCTAACGCGATGCGTCCGGAAGATGGTAAGACCTGGTTTGGTGCGACACCTCCGGATCTGACTCTGGTTGCTCGTGTTCGTCGTCCAGACTGGCTCTACACTTACCTGCGTAGCTTCTACGAAGATCCAAGCCGCCCTTGGGGTGTGAATAACTCGGTCTTTAAAGATGTAGGTATGCCGCACGTTCTGGCTGATCTGCAAGGTCGTCAGGTAATGGGCACTGCTCAGGTTGCTGTGGGTTATGACACTCTGACAGGCCAGGAAATCACTGAAGAGCAGGACGGTGTTCTGTATCTGGCAGAAGAAGGTACTTTGTCACCAAAAGAATACGACCGTTTGGTGTTCGACCTGGTGAACTTCCTGACTTATGTTGCTGAACCCATTGCGGTTGAGCGTCAGCGTCTGGGTTGGTGGGTACTGTTATTCCTGGCAATTTTCTTTGTTCCTGTGTACATGCTGAACAAAGAATTCTGGCGCGATATTAAGTAATACGCCCCAGTTACGTACCAAAGCCCGGCCGTTTTTGCGGTCGGGCTATTGTTGTTTTTAAAACACCCAAGTTTTTAGGTTTACTGAGAAAAGTGAGGAAAATATGGGAGTTGTAGCCAAGCGCTCTTCCATGACGTTTTATTCAGATGCGTCTGATCATTACAGTCACCGCGTACGTATCGTACTGGCGGAAAAAGGGGTAGCCGTAGAAATTCACGATGTGGATCCGGACAATAAGCCGGAAGACCTGGCAAGCCTGAACCCGTATAACTCTTTACCAACTCTGGTAGACCGTGATCTGGTGTTGTACGACGCCAACGTGATGATGGAATATCTGGATGAGCGTTTCCCTCATCCACCTCTGCTGCCTGTTTATCCGGTTGCACGTGCACAAAGCCGTCTGTGGGTAAACCGCATTGAGAAAGACTGGGCTGACCTGATCAAGACCATTCAATGGGGTTCTGATAAAGACGCAGAAGCTGCTCGCAAAGAGCTGACCGAAAGTCTGATGTCGATTACGCCAATCTTCACTGAAATGCCGTATTTCATGAGCGAAGACTTCTCGCTGGTTGATTGCTGTGTGGCTCCGATTCTGTGGCGTTTACCGGCACTGGGTATCGAATTACCTGAGAAACAGTGCAAGCCATTGCTGAGCTACATGGAGCGCTTGTTCGAGCGTGAATCGTTCCAGGCCAGCTTATCCGAAGCTGAGCGTGAGATGCGCGACTGATGGAACACAGCATGACGCCGAGCCGCCCGTATTTAATGCGGGCGCTGAATGAGTGGATTCTGGATAACCATTGCACGCCGTATGTGCTGGTCGATGCGGGGATTCAGGGCGTACAGGTGCCTCAGGATTATGTAAACAACGGGCAGATTGTGCTGAACATCAGCCCGAGTGCGGTTCAGAACCTGCTGATCAATCAGGATGGCCTGTCATTCAGTGCACGCTTTGGTGGTGTGCCGATGGATGTGTATGTGCCTATTGTTGCTATCCTGGCGATTTACGCCCGGGAGAATGGTCAAGGTATGGTGTTTGGTTCTGAGGCGGGTGCTCCGGATCCGGATCAGCCACCTGAGCCGCCAGTACCGGATAACCAATCGCCTAAGAATGGTTCTAACCCGAAAAAAGGCGGTGGCCGTCCGTCGTTAAGCGTGGTGAAGTAGCGGGCTAAATGAAATAGCTCTTGCAAAGCGCCAAACGTAAAAAACGCCAGATGTATTAACAGCTGGCGTTTTTTTATGTCTGCTGCAGGGTATTTGTCAGAGATTTTTTTCGCGCAGTAAATTCGCTTTTACCAGAGGCCATTGCTCATCCCAGTATTGGGTTGGTTTGGCGGAAAACTCGGTGCGTACATACTGGCGAATCCGGCCTTCTAATAACGCGGTTAATAAATTGGCTTCAGCGCTGACGGTTTGTGTCGGTACCAGACCTTCACGCATCTCAGCTTCACGCAGAATCTGTTTCAGCTGGGTTTCAATGCGCTCAAAGAACTGCTGAATACGCTGACGTAAGCGGTCGGTTTCCCCGGCCAGTGCATCGCCCGATAATAAACGACACATTCCCGGATTCTTTTCCGCAAACGTTAGCACCAGCATCAGAGTTTTCTCACAACGCTGATCGGCGCTGTTGATTTCCTGAAGAATCAGGTTGATGCGGCTGAAGATGGTGTCTTCAATAAAACTGATCAGACCTTCAAACATCTTTGCCTTGCTGGGAAAGTGGCGATACAGGGCCGCCTCTGAGACGCCAACCGCTTTTGCCAGGTTAGCTGTGGTGATGCGTGCTCCCGGATTAGTTTCCAGCATATGGGCTAGTGCCTGCAGAATCTGATCGCGGCGGGAAATCTTTTCACTGTTGTCTGTCATTATCTGTCCTTCGGATTAACCGCGCGCATTGGTAATCAAGGTGCCAACGCCTTCGTCGGTAAATAATTCCAACAGAGTGGAGTGAGAAACGCGGCCATCAATAATATGAGCGCTGGTAACACCTGCATGAACCGCATCCAGAGCACATTGGATTTTTGGCAGCATGCCGCCATAAATGGTGCCATCAGCAATCAGCCCATCAACCTGTTCGGTGGTTAGCCCGGTGAGGATTTCACCTTCTTTATCCATCAGTCCGGCGATATTGGTCAGCAGAATTAACTTTTCAGCTTGTAATACTTCAGCCACTTTACCGGCTACCAGGTCGGCGTTGATGTTGTAAGAAGCGCCATCTTCACCAACACCAATCGGCGCAATTACCGGGATAAAATCACTCTGGGTGAGCATATCCAGTACTTGGGTGTTGATGTGTGCAACTTCACCCACATGACCGATATCGATGATTTCTGGCTTCTGCATTTCGGGTGAGGTGTGTGTGACCTTGAGCTTTTTGGCGTGCAACAACTGGCCGTCTTTACCGGTTAACCCCAGGGCTTTACCACCATTCTGATTAATCAGGTTAACGATGTCTTTGTTGACCAGGCCGCCCAGTACCATTTCAACCACA is from Bacterioplanoides sp. SCSIO 12839 and encodes:
- a CDS encoding cytochrome c1, with amino-acid sequence MKKLLGLLAAIVPALAVAGGGANIHLDEHKTDLHDKASLQRGAQVYMNYCMGCHSLEHARYNRVARDLDIPEELMMENLVFPDTKIGSLMSNAMRPEDGKTWFGATPPDLTLVARVRRPDWLYTYLRSFYEDPSRPWGVNNSVFKDVGMPHVLADLQGRQVMGTAQVAVGYDTLTGQEITEEQDGVLYLAEEGTLSPKEYDRLVFDLVNFLTYVAEPIAVERQRLGWWVLLFLAIFFVPVYMLNKEFWRDIK
- the sspA gene encoding stringent starvation protein SspA; this translates as MGVVAKRSSMTFYSDASDHYSHRVRIVLAEKGVAVEIHDVDPDNKPEDLASLNPYNSLPTLVDRDLVLYDANVMMEYLDERFPHPPLLPVYPVARAQSRLWVNRIEKDWADLIKTIQWGSDKDAEAARKELTESLMSITPIFTEMPYFMSEDFSLVDCCVAPILWRLPALGIELPEKQCKPLLSYMERLFERESFQASLSEAEREMRD
- the slmA gene encoding nucleoid occlusion factor SlmA; the protein is MTDNSEKISRRDQILQALAHMLETNPGARITTANLAKAVGVSEAALYRHFPSKAKMFEGLISFIEDTIFSRINLILQEINSADQRCEKTLMLVLTFAEKNPGMCRLLSGDALAGETDRLRQRIQQFFERIETQLKQILREAEMREGLVPTQTVSAEANLLTALLEGRIRQYVRTEFSAKPTQYWDEQWPLVKANLLREKNL
- the argB gene encoding acetylglutamate kinase, which codes for MPLPRKAAMHTAQILSEALPYLQRFVGKTIVVKYGGNAMIDDELKNSFARDMVMLKLIGINPIVVHGGGPQIGELLDKLSIESRFVNGMRVTTSETMDVVEMVLGGLVNKDIVNLINQNGGKALGLTGKDGQLLHAKKLKVTHTSPEMQKPEIIDIGHVGEVAHINTQVLDMLTQSDFIPVIAPIGVGEDGASYNINADLVAGKVAEVLQAEKLILLTNIAGLMDKEGEILTGLTTEQVDGLIADGTIYGGMLPKIQCALDAVHAGVTSAHIIDGRVSHSTLLELFTDEGVGTLITNARG
- a CDS encoding cytochrome bc complex cytochrome b subunit, translating into MSKQQNTLMGWIDDRLPVTQTYEKHMSKYYAPKNFNFWYFFGVISMLMLVNQILSGIWLTMNFTPSAEAAFASVEYIMRDVEWGWLIRYMHSTGATFFFVAVYLHMMRALLYGSYQKPRELIWIFGMLIYLLLMAEAFMGYVLPWGQMSYWGAQVIISLFGVIPFGIGDALVEWVRGDFLISGATLNRFFALHVIALPLVIVALVVMHLLALHEVGSNNPDGVDIKKHKDENGKPLDGVPFHPYYTVHDMVGIVVFLMVFCSVMFFMPEGGGFMLEYANFEPANGLKTPEHIAPVWYFGAFYAILRAIPDKLLGVVAMGGAIAILFVLPWLDRSPVRSWRYKGWISKVFIVVFAIAFVLLTWLGTQPATDINTLMARISSVIYFGFFLLMPIYTKIEKTKPVPERVTGGH
- a CDS encoding ClpXP protease specificity-enhancing factor; this encodes MTPSRPYLMRALNEWILDNHCTPYVLVDAGIQGVQVPQDYVNNGQIVLNISPSAVQNLLINQDGLSFSARFGGVPMDVYVPIVAILAIYARENGQGMVFGSEAGAPDPDQPPEPPVPDNQSPKNGSNPKKGGGRPSLSVVK